From Carassius auratus strain Wakin chromosome 22, ASM336829v1, whole genome shotgun sequence, a single genomic window includes:
- the LOC113040571 gene encoding uncharacterized protein LOC113040571: protein MKKMFFKLVLFWLSLWRLIGVIADDGEMLAVEERSVTLNSNLTEMMDDSVIQWRFVSENALIAEINKWADRMTVYDDVLDGRFRDRLKLDDQTGSLTITNITVKHAGRYEMEINGVIKSFNLTVIRLKIMSVKKHSSVTLINDLIEVMDVDLIQWRVGHKGPLIAEFNVLEKTSSVYDDGFYGKFKDRLKLDGQTGSLTITNTRTTDSSFELKINLMKTLFILSVYEEISVMEEDSVTLNSGRTEMDYKEIQWRFGLNN, encoded by the exons ATgaagaaaatgtttttcaaattagtTTTGTTCTGGTTGAGTTTGTGGCGTCTGATTG GAGTGATTGCCGATGATGGAGAGATGTTAGCTGTTGAAGAAAGATCTGTCACTCTTAACTCTAATCTTACTGAAATGATGGATGACAGTGTGATTCAGTGGAGGTTTGTAAGTGAAAACGCtttaatagctgaaatcaatAAATGGGCTGACAGGATGACTGtgtatgatgatgttcttgatgggagattcagagacagactgaagcttgatgatcaaactggatctctgaccatcacaaacatcacagtGAAACATGCTGGACGTTATGAAATGGAGATCAACGGTGTGATCAAGTCCTTTAATCTTACTGTCATCA GACTGAAGATCATGTCAGTCAAAAAGCACAGTTCTGTCACTCTGATCAATGATCTTATCGAAGTGATGGATGTTGATCTGATTCAGTGGAGAGTTGGACATAAAGGACCTCTAATTGCTGAATTCAATGTACTGGAGAAAACCAGCAGTGTATATGATGATGGCTTCTATGGGAAATTCAAAGACAGACTAAAGCTGGATGGTCAAACTgggtctctgaccatcacaaacaccagaaccacagacagcAGTTTTGAACTCAAGATCAACCTTATGAAGACACTTTTCATTCTCAGTGTCTATG aGGAAATATCAGTGATGGAGgaagattcagtcactctaaactctGGTCGAACTGAAATGGATTATAAAGAGATTCAATGGAGATTTGGACTTAACAAC